In a single window of the Pontibacter russatus genome:
- a CDS encoding GNAT family N-acetyltransferase, producing MPVNRRAGHQTMPNLPIDAPIYTVQELHGLEQMLAQHPLILQLNPDMPLSRYRELLQLMLPKGYRMVAAFNAGGRCIGLSGFWISAKLYSGKYLEPDNFVVDAAHRAAGVGKLLWDWMLQEAQRHQCDTVMLDAYVTNAAAHRFYFREDFHVKSFHFFKSL from the coding sequence TTGCCTGTAAACCGACGCGCAGGACACCAGACGATGCCCAACCTCCCGATAGATGCTCCTATATATACTGTGCAGGAACTGCATGGGTTGGAGCAAATGCTGGCGCAGCACCCCCTCATCCTGCAGTTGAACCCGGATATGCCCCTGTCCCGCTACCGCGAGTTGCTGCAACTTATGCTGCCGAAGGGCTACCGCATGGTGGCCGCTTTCAACGCCGGGGGCCGTTGCATCGGCCTCTCGGGCTTCTGGATTAGCGCCAAGCTTTATAGCGGGAAATACCTGGAACCGGATAACTTTGTAGTGGATGCGGCGCACCGCGCTGCGGGGGTGGGCAAACTGCTGTGGGACTGGATGCTGCAGGAGGCGCAGCGCCACCAATGCGATACGGTGATGCTGGACGCGTACGTCACCAACGCGGCTGCCCACCGGTTTTACTTCCGCGAGGACTTCCATGTAAAGAGTTTCCACTTCTTCAAAAGCCTGTAA
- a CDS encoding septal ring lytic transglycosylase RlpA family protein: protein MHMPHPLLRLTPLISLVAFWAKRAVAVGCMAACLSSCASSAPAFGERGYTESGKASYYARKFQGRTMANGEKYRRGRLTAAHKTLPLGTKVKVTNTRNNRSVKLRITDRGPFVRGRIIDLSEKAARRLDFIKAGVVPVTLKVIQPAPAK, encoded by the coding sequence ATGCACATGCCACACCCCTTGCTCCGCCTCACCCCACTTATATCCCTCGTAGCTTTCTGGGCGAAACGCGCCGTGGCTGTCGGCTGCATGGCTGCCTGCCTTAGCTCCTGCGCCAGCTCGGCCCCGGCTTTTGGGGAGCGGGGCTACACCGAGTCGGGCAAGGCGTCTTATTATGCCCGCAAGTTTCAGGGGCGCACGATGGCCAACGGCGAGAAGTACCGCCGCGGCAGGCTCACGGCCGCGCACAAAACCCTGCCCCTCGGCACCAAGGTAAAAGTCACGAACACGCGGAACAACAGGAGCGTGAAGCTCCGCATCACAGACCGGGGGCCCTTCGTCAGGGGCCGCATCATCGATTTATCGGAGAAAGCAGCCCGGCGGCTCGACTTCATCAAGGCGGGCGTCGTGCCCGTTACGCTGAAGGTAATTCAGCCGGCCCCGGCCAAGTAA